DNA sequence from the Candidatus Eisenbacteria bacterium genome:
GTGGATGGGCACTCCGATTTGGTCGCACGACGGCATCATCTGCACTGGCGAATCCTACAAGAATGTCGTGAAGCTTACGTTTGCCAAGGGCGCGTCTCTAGAGGATAGGGCCCGTCTCTTCAACTCGAGTCTCGACGGAAACACACGCCGCGCGATCGACATCCACGAAGGAGAAAAAGTTGACGAGTCCGCCTTCAAGGCGCTCGTTCGCCAAGCGGTCGCGCTCAACAGTTCTGGCAAGTCGAAACCTTCGAAGAAAGCGAAGTCCTAAGGGATTCCGCCACCCGCTTCGGAACGGCCGATCCTCTTGATGTCCATTACCCGAGTTCCCTCATTGGGTCGCCTTCCATCGTGTCATCCTATCTTCCAAACCGGTCGAATCGATACGCCAGCTTCGGGCCCCCTTTCCCCTCGTACGCGAGCTGAGCGACGAGCAGCGCGAACGGCTCGGTGTAGCGGGCGATCCGCAGCGGGCCGGCATCCACCGGATCGAAGCCCACGTCGCGGATCATCTTGGCGGTCAGGTTCTTGCCGCTCCGGTCGTCGCCGCAGTACACCAGACCCGGTCGGCTGGCCTTGCGCCTGGCTTCGTACACGCCGAAGAGCACTTCACTCGGCACGGTGTTAAAGGCGGAGACGACCCGGGCCTTTGGAAGCCGCTTTGCAAGCGTCTCCGCGCCGGAGGAGGTGTGGGCGACGACGAGTTCGGTGTCGTCGTCATTCATCGGGAGGGAGCAGGTTACGATCACCTTGCCCGACAAGTCGCCTGCCTGATTGAGCACATCGTCTATTCGCGACCAGTGCACGGCCAGCAATACCGCGTCTGCTTCCTGGGCGGCCTCACGCGGCGTGCCGGGCCGCGCCTTGCCCTTGGCCTCCCGCGCGAGCCTCTCGAGCTTCTGGTTGCTGCGGGCATAGCTGAATACCACTTCATGACCGGCTCCCGCAAAGATCGTTCCGAGCTTGCCGCCCATCAACCCCGAACCCAGAATGCCAACGCGCATGATGATTCCCTCGGCTTCGTTGATCCGCCACCGAAACTGCTCATACTCCTGACTTCGCGAAAGCAGGATACGCGCTTTCGCCGGAGGTCGCCGCTGCGGGGAGAGGTAGGGATTTGTTAGTCTCAGCTCGGCGGACAAGCGCTAGGCCTTTGACAGCCCCGACACTGGAGGAATCGATGAAGACGACCGAATGGATCCTGGCGCAGCTCGAGAGTGAAGCACCCCGGACGCGGCGCGCGCTCGAGCGTGTGCCGGAGGGACGGGACGACTGGAAGCCGCATGAGAAATCAATGCCCCTTGGCCGCCTGGCCATGTTGGTGGCCACGATGCCGACCTGGATCAACCTGGTCGTCGATCGGGACGAGCTCGACATCGCCCCGAAGACGGGATCCAACGTCGACCAGAAGCCACTTCGGACGCGGGCCGAGCTGGTCCAGGCGCTCGACGAGGGGGTCGCCGAGGCGCGTACTGTGCTTCGGAAGACGACGGACGACCACTTGAAGAAACCCTGGCGGCTCCTCGTCGGGGGGAAGGTCGTCAGCGAGGAGCCCCGCGAGGTCGTCCTCCGAGACACGATGATGCACCTGTCCCATCACCGCGGCCAGTTGACCGTCTATCTCCGGCTCAACGGAGCCCCGGTGCCTTCGATTTACGGACCCACGGCGGACGACATGCAGTTTGCCTGAGCGACCGGCCGGTGAGCGTGCGCATGCACGCTCTTGTCGTCACCGCGCGGTAACAGGCGGCCCGCGCATGCTGGACCGTCGGGTCCTACGTCGTCAGGATTACGACCTGCTTGACCTTGCGGAACTCCTTGGGATCGACGATGCGGAGCTCCACCATGCCCTTTCCCACAGGCTGTATCGTGTAGCTTGAGACCGGCTGCGCGCTCAAGACCCGGGCTTTATCGGACGGAATCCGGATCACGTTCTCCTGGTCGGTATCCAGAGGGGTGAACACCGTCTGGTCGAAATGGCCCGAGGGCTTTAGGGTCTTCCCGAGTCCAAGGACGCCGCCCTTCGCCTCCACGATACCGGAGCGTGTGAGCTCCTTCTTCGTCCCTATTGTGTAGAAGATGGTCGCGAGCTCATGCTGCTTTTCCGCCAGCTCTTGCTGCCTTTGCGCGAGCTCTTGCTGCTGGCCCTGGACCTCGGCGGAGAGTCCCGAGACTTGGGTCTGCAGGGTATCGACCTGCGTGGCGAGCTGTTCGATGCGCTCCTCCTTCTCGGCCGCCAATTTCCGGAGCCCGGCGATCATCTTCTCCAACCCCGCGATCTTGACCCGATTATTCTTCAGCCTCGAATCCAGCTCCTGGATCCGCTCCTTGGTACGCTCGATAGCGCCCTTGAGGATGGCGATACGGGTGAGGACCTGGTCGTGAAGGGTCGGCGGCAGTTGGACCTCGTTCCGGTCACCGGCTGGAAGGCCCCGTATTGTTCCCTCTCCCACCACGATGGCGTTCAGGCTGTCCTGGATCACGACGATCTCGTTGACGGCCTGCTCATAGCGATGCCGCATGCTCTCCTGCTCGGCAGTCGCCAGGGCGTAGTTCGCCACGGACTTTCGATACTTGGAATAGAAGGCGATGGTGGTGCCGACCAGCAGCACGCTGATCAAGGCCAGAGCTACAACATACGATCTGCGCATGAGCCAACCTCCTCATCCGTGCGAATCGTCTCCGGCTGGCAAGTCGCCCATGAGCCGCTTGCGACGTTTCTGGCAGCCGGCCGGACCCGACCCGTCTGGGCATAGGCGGATAGCCCGCAAGACAAATGCCATCGGGCGCCTGCGCCCTGCTCCCACGAACCGATGCGGATGCACAAGCGATTCCAGCACTTGCCCTTGGCGGGCGGCAAGAGACGCGTCTACAACGGACTCCCCCGGATTCCACGGCCTCGAGATTGTACTTTTGGGAACGCCCAGACCGCGGGGATTAGCCGGACTTTACATATTGTGGTCCGTGGCGTTGGCGGGCGCAGCGGACCTGGATTTCCCCTACGACCTGGGTCGAGCAGTGTTCTGAACGGAAAGGATATTGCCGTCCGGATCTTTGAACCACGCGACCTGCAAATTGCCGGCAACATGGACGTCCCCCTTGCGAGTCACACCCGGCAGCTTGTCATAATGCTCGAACGTCACCCCCTTGGCTTTCAGCTCCTTCACGGTTCTCTCCACGTCATTCACTTCCCATAACGCCGCCGTTCCCCTGTTCGTCCCGGCAAACTCCGAACGATAAACACAAAGCTTGCTGCCGCCGCTTTGATACACCGAAGCGGCGCCGGGCATGGAGCCGATCTTCTTGAGCTCCAGCGTCTGCTCGTAGAACCGCTCCGCCGTCCTCAGATCCTTGACCGGAAGCATGGGCTGCACATCCGTGTTTCCCAACATCGCATTCTCCTTTTCCGCTGCCACGTCACCGGCGAGCGGAGGGAATGGTACTACGGCTTCATCGGGGTCCCGGGCCGAATTCCGAAACGCCGGCTCAGCTCCAGGATTCTCGCTCTCGACCACGCGTCTTTCGGGTTGGCGAGCGCCGCGCGTCCGTACAGTGCGATGGCTTCCTGAAAACGGCCTTCCCGCTCGCGCAACGCGGCCAGGCCGAGAAGCGCCCCGCCTTCCTCTGGATGGATCCGCAAGGCGTCTTCAAACGCTCGCGCCGCCTGTTCGAAATCACCCAAGTCCATCTCCAGGGCGCCCAGGTCGGCCCAGGTTTCCGGATCGTCCCGGCGCCCGTCGATCGAAAGCAGGTAATGGCGGCGGGCCTCCTCCAGACGGCCCTCCCGATGGAGGAATCCCGCGAGGGTGAGCTCCGCGTCCGCGTTCATCCGCGCCGGCATCGGCCCGGCTCCAAGGTTCGAAAGCGTGTAGACACCGACCAGGCCCGCCACGGCGGCGGCACGGGCCGGGCGTTTCGCATCGACGAGAAACCATTGAACGCCTCGCGCGGCGAACATGGCCAGGTAGGGCACGAGCGGCACCCGATACCGGGCCGTGATGAAGAAGGCCACATTGGCGAGGGCATAGATCACGATGATCCAGGCCAGGAGCGGCGCTCGTTTCCAAGCGATCCCGAGCCCCAGGAGCGACAGCGGAACAAGCACGCCGAACGGAAACGCAATCCCGGGCGCCTTCCAGAGGAGGGCCCAGAGGACAGGCGAATAGGCCCGCGCGGGATAAATTGCCTGATTCCGGAAGATCTCGTCTCCCCCGAGGAGGAGACGGACCTTCCGCAGCTGAAGCCGGAGAAAAGCTACGGGATCCCGGCGAGCCCATTCCGTGACTTTGCGGACGAAATAATTCGAGGCGCCGCCCTTGGACCAGATCCCATGCCGGACCGGTTCCGCGGTCAGATCTTTCCATCTGATGTCGGGACGCACCGCGACGATCTCGTCATAGCGTGGATTGTTCCCGATGTAGAGATTGACGCCCCCGTTCCATGAGATCGGGATCAGCTCGCCTCCCCGCGCCAGATTCCGGATCGTGGCGGGCGCGATCGCGAGCATCGCTCCGAGGAGACACCAGAGAGCGAGACGGCGTGCGAAAGCGGCGAAGATCCCGACCAATACCAAAGACGTCGCCGTCACGAGCGAAGCGAATCCGGCCACCGCGCCCGCCGCAAGCCAGAGCAGAGGGGGCCGCTCCGCCCCGCGGGCGAGCAGGGCCAGCGCCACGGCGCCGAGCTGGAGCGCCACGGTGAGCGACACTCCCAGAAGCTCCCCGTCGAAATAGATCAACGTCCCATAGAGCGCGACCGCGAGGCCGGCCGTGAGGCCCACCGCTCGCCCGAATTCTTTGGCCCCAGTCCACGCCGTGAGAAGGGCGGCGAAGGCGCCGAGTGCGGCTTGAACGAGACGAGGGGCGAGGAAGCTCACGCCTCCCGCCGCCCAGTAGATGAGCCCGAGGAAGTAGGGATATCCCGGAGGCTGCCAGAAGATCTTGTCGGGGTGCCCTTCGCCGGCCGCGATCGAGCGTGCGGCCTGATGGAACGTGAAGGCATCGACCAGCGGGTGGTCGAAGTAGGGGCTCTGGCGCATGGCCAGGACATGGGCCAGGCGGAGCGCGAACGCGAACGCGAAGACGAGGAGCGCGTCGGAGACGCGGAGCCGTGACTCACCGCGGGAGCCCTGCACGGTGGCGAGCACCCGATCGTGCTCCTGCTACTCTATGGTCGCCCGCGTCCTCAGGCGCGTCGAGAAGCGCCGGGGTCGCGGGGCGAGCGTCACGGACCGATCCCGTAGCGCTCGATCAAGAGCCTGCGGTGGTGAAGCTCGTGGCCGGCCACGATCCACGCGAGCGCGCGAACGCTGACCGTCTTGTCATTGGCGGTCCCGCGGCGGACCAGCGCAGCGGCGTCGAAGCTACGGAACAGCGCGATTGACGCCGTGCGCACCGACTCGAGCTCTTCCAGCACGTCCGCAAGCGGCCTCGCGTCAAAGCATGCCATCGGCACGTACTTGGTCTCGTCGAATCCCGCGAGCGGCGTGGTGTCGCCACGCCCGATGCGGAGGGCGCGGTAGGCAAACACGCGCTCCGTGTCCGAGAGATGACCGATCACCTCTTTCACGCTCCACTTCCCCGGCGCGTAGCGGTGGAGGGCCCTCGCCCCGTCGAGCGGCCTGAGCAGGCGGCTCGTGTCCGCGATCTGCCCCGATAGCGCCGACAGGGCGTCATCGCCCGGGACCTTCTCGATGTACTTGCCGTAGTAGTCGAAGAACTCGTCAGCGGCCGGGCGTGGGATGGCGGCGGTTGCAGGCATCCGTCTACGTCACCGTTTCGCGCCGAGGCCCGCGCATTCGAGCATCCGCTCATGCTGAGCGCCAGTGAGCGGCATCACCGACAGTCGCGGCAGCCTGGCGAGGTCCGCGGACTTGAGCACCGCATCCGTCCGAAACGTGGCAAGGGGCACCGGGAAAGGAAACTCGCGGCCCGCCTTGAGGCGCACGACGACCCGCTTGGGATCGCCGAGCTTGGGGTCCGGAAAGGGATCCGAGTCCGCTACCGCGAGCCCGACCACCTGCTTCTCGTCGCCGGTGTGGTAGATGGCCACCGTATCGCCCTTCCGGACGGATCGCAGATGCTTCAAGGCGAGGGGGTTCTTCACCCCGTCCCATACGGTGCTCTTGTCTCGAGTCAGATCCCCGAACGAGTAGGTCGTGGGCTCGGTCTTGAAGAGGAAGGCAGCCACACGCAAACGTTAGCCAGAGCGCCCGAAGGGCGCAAGGAAAAGCTCTGCTGCTGCTTCTGTCCCGCCGGGTGGATCGATCCGAGGCTAATTTGGTAACATGCCGGACACAGGCGATGGAGTTCCGCCTCTAACCGCCCGATTCGGGCTGATGACTCCTACCTTCGGATGCGATGGTGGGAGTCATTTGCGTTAGCCCCTTGGGAGGAGAGAGATGGACGCCCTCGCGGTAGCCGCCCTCGCGGCAGGACTCATATTCCTCGCGAGCCTCGTCGCCGTCGAGGCGGCGCTTTCCGTTGCCATCATCGAGATCATCGCGGGCGTCGCCGCAGGGAACATCTTCGGGATCCACGGCGCTCCGTGGCTCGATTTCCTCGCGCAGTTCGGTGGGGTTCTTCTCACCTTCCTGGCCGGTGCCGAGGTCGACCCCGGCCTACTGCGAAGCAATCTACGCTCGAGTGTTGCCCTTGGGGCGGCGTCCTTCCTCTCGCCATTCCTCCTCGCGGGCGCCTTCGCCCTCCTCATCGCCCATTGGACTCTGAAGGCGTCGCTCATCGCGGGCGTGGCGCTCTCCACAACCTCGCTCGCCGTCGTATACGCCGTGCTGGTGGAGACCGGATTAAGCGTTACCCGACTTGGAAAGCTCCTCATGGCGGCGACCTTCGTGACCGACATCGGAACGGCTCTCGCGCTGTCTCTGCTCTTCATCCCGCGGTACCGCGGTGTTCTTCCTCGTGTCCGCCGCAGCCATCGTGCTTGCGCCCCGGATCATCCCGCCGATCTTCGAGCGCTACGGCGACCG
Encoded proteins:
- a CDS encoding transmembrane reductase oxidoreductase, whose product is MRVGILGSGLMGGKLGTIFAGAGHEVVFSYARSNQKLERLAREAKGKARPGTPREAAQEADAVLLAVHWSRIDDVLNQAGDLSGKVIVTCSLPMNDDDTELVVAHTSSGAETLAKRLPKARVVSAFNTVPSEVLFGVYEARRKASRPGLVYCGDDRSGKNLTAKMIRDVGFDPVDAGPLRIARYTEPFALLVAQLAYEGKGGPKLAYRFDRFGR
- a CDS encoding EVE domain-containing protein — its product is MAAFLFKTEPTTYSFGDLTRDKSTVWDGVKNPLALKHLRSVRKGDTVAIYHTGDEKQVVGLAVADSDPFPDPKLGDPKRVVVRLKAGREFPFPVPLATFRTDAVLKSADLARLPRLSVMPLTGAQHERMLECAGLGAKR
- a CDS encoding tetratricopeptide repeat protein, producing MLATVQGSRGESRLRVSDALLVFAFAFALRLAHVLAMRQSPYFDHPLVDAFTFHQAARSIAAGEGHPDKIFWQPPGYPYFLGLIYWAAGGVSFLAPRLVQAALGAFAALLTAWTGAKEFGRAVGLTAGLAVALYGTLIYFDGELLGVSLTVALQLGAVALALLARGAERPPLLWLAAGAVAGFASLVTATSLVLVGIFAAFARRLALWCLLGAMLAIAPATIRNLARGGELIPISWNGGVNLYIGNNPRYDEIVAVRPDIRWKDLTAEPVRHGIWSKGGASNYFVRKVTEWARRDPVAFLRLQLRKVRLLLGGDEIFRNQAIYPARAYSPVLWALLWKAPGIAFPFGVLVPLSLLGLGIAWKRAPLLAWIIVIYALANVAFFITARYRVPLVPYLAMFAARGVQWFLVDAKRPARAAAVAGLVGVYTLSNLGAGPMPARMNADAELTLAGFLHREGRLEEARRHYLLSIDGRRDDPETWADLGALEMDLGDFEQAARAFEDALRIHPEEGGALLGLAALREREGRFQEAIALYGRAALANPKDAWSRARILELSRRFGIRPGTPMKP
- a CDS encoding damage-inducible protein DinB — protein: MKTTEWILAQLESEAPRTRRALERVPEGRDDWKPHEKSMPLGRLAMLVATMPTWINLVVDRDELDIAPKTGSNVDQKPLRTRAELVQALDEGVAEARTVLRKTTDDHLKKPWRLLVGGKVVSEEPREVVLRDTMMHLSHHRGQLTVYLRLNGAPVPSIYGPTADDMQFA
- a CDS encoding DUF1801 domain-containing protein yields the protein MKKSGASQGQSASELISKRIAELGDWHGGTLSRMRKLIKEADPDVVEEWKWMGTPIWSHDGIICTGESYKNVVKLTFAKGASLEDRARLFNSSLDGNTRRAIDIHEGEKVDESAFKALVRQAVALNSSGKSKPSKKAKS
- a CDS encoding DinB family protein, with translation MPATAAIPRPAADEFFDYYGKYIEKVPGDDALSALSGQIADTSRLLRPLDGARALHRYAPGKWSVKEVIGHLSDTERVFAYRALRIGRGDTTPLAGFDETKYVPMACFDARPLADVLEELESVRTASIALFRSFDAAALVRRGTANDKTVSVRALAWIVAGHELHHRRLLIERYGIGP
- a CDS encoding VOC family protein; this encodes MLGNTDVQPMLPVKDLRTAERFYEQTLELKKIGSMPGAASVYQSGGSKLCVYRSEFAGTNRGTAALWEVNDVERTVKELKAKGVTFEHYDKLPGVTRKGDVHVAGNLQVAWFKDPDGNILSVQNTARPRS